A window of Osmerus mordax isolate fOsmMor3 chromosome 11, fOsmMor3.pri, whole genome shotgun sequence genomic DNA:
TAACAGTACATTACTAGTACTGTTCTTGCCATACCATACTAGTGACGCTTGTGTATCTGATTATCATTCTGGCAAAGAATAGCTGGCCATGCTGAGTTATCATGTCTGAAAAGAGCTTGACTTCACAGAATATCAGTGACAGACACATATACAGAGTACTGCAACATAGAACAAACTATGGGACACAAGGTTCTGTTCCATATGACAGTGCTGACTTGCAATTATTTATGTCTGGAACCACGGCTTGCTGCTGGCACCAGTTACAAATTAATTTACCCATACCATATGCATGCATTACATTCGGAATATCCACTTGCTTCGAAAAGCGGTGTACTGTTTAACCTGTTTCAAACAGTAGAACTTTATCCTTTAAGGTGTATGAAGTCCTTACATTACCATTTTCAATCATTCTGATCTACCAACAAACGACAGTATGTTGATGTACATCTTAAGACTGCATGTTGTCAACTACTGTAAATGATCACTAGCAGTGAGTAAGGGAAGGATAAGATTAGGGTTAGTGTGGTGTGGCCACTGCAATGTGGCTGTTGAACCTCCTAGACTTTTTTCCACGGAGACATAGTCTCATAGATGTGTATCCTTACACATCCCCCTGCACCAACAGTGAGTTTTGTAAATGTAGTGTCcttaaaaggaaaatacattattCATAACCGCCCAGCAACATCTAATGTGCAACTTCTTTCAAGAGACAAAACACCTCATAAATGATGAAAGAGCTCTCTGACACAGCCTTGAATATAGTCATTCACGCCGTTCTGTCCACAACTGATGTAGCTAAGCCATGTTTATGTGCTTGACAATACTACTGTCTTCACAATGAAGATCCTGAGATACAATTAGAGAACCAGTTCCTGTCTGCGTTTGCCTACTAATTGTCTTGTCTTCTTCTGTCTCTGAGCTCTTTGTGTACAGGCAGGACATGAGACAGCAGGAGCTTTTAGTCATCTCTCCAGGCACACTTTTGTTAAGCTTAGCAATTAAGCATTTTGGAGAGAAGGTCAGGGCTGCATCAGCATCTTCATTTATTCAACATGCCACTTCCATGGCGcatagctctctttctcttccctcagCGATAAAATCATAGAATGTTACAGCTACTGCTGGGCCTCACCCAGTCTCAGGGGATGGCAGCCATCTTTGTGTCTGCTGGAGATGTTTTCAAAGGAAAGGGTTACCTCTGTGATGTCATATAGGGGACGTGTGTTTACCCATTGCAATGTATGGTGTATGATACACTCACTTTCTCATAAAAAATAGTAGCTTCCAATCATTGTAGTTGTACTGACACATACTTTAGATCTGTTTGTATATGACTTCTCATTCACAGTTTCATACATTGCAAAAAACTTTTGGTTAACTTCAGCAGTTAACTTGTGTGTATTCTTGGTAAATACCTTCTTCTGTACCTTGTATCTTTACTGTTTTAGTAATATGTCATGTTTGCCATTATATTATAGGTGACCTGCCTGCAGGATTTCTTCGGAGAAGATGATATCTTTATTGCCTGTGGACCAGAGAAGTTCCGCTACCAGGATGACTTCCTATTGGATGAAAGTGGTAAGATAATGTTAAGTGTGGTGATGTTAGTAAAAATACAAACCATGTTACAAATGTTGGATAATAATGGCAAACCAGTATCTGGTTCTGAAAACATAAAATTGAGATCTATGTAAATTGTTCCTCAGAGAGTTTTTTGAGAGTGTGGTGGTGCCTCCTGTCTCATCATGACTCAGTCTTCCCTCCTGATGGGCCCTCACTGTGCCCTGCCTCCATGTGCCCTGCCTCCATGTGCCCTGCCTCCATGTACCCAACCTCAATGTGCCCTACCTCTGTGTCCTGCCTCCTGTTCTAGGGTAGTGTAGTCGAGATGATATTGCCTCTGTGACCACCTTAGAATGCACTTCCCAAACCATCTCAGCACTGTGGTTTAGAGTTAAATGGTTCCACATTTGTAAAGTAATAGATCTATCTGAGGCTAGACAAATCTGCCTCTCCAAGTAAGTCTCATCATACTGTAGTAACACAAATACAAAGGCTCTTAGGTAGTACAGTCGTGCAGTACTTGTGTTCCCAAGCTTAGTAAGTGCTTGTCTGTCCAGACTGCAGAGTGGTGAAGTCCACCTCATACGGCCGGCTGTCCTCTCTGCATGGCCGGCGCTCCCCCAGAGGTGGGGAGCGCCGTCGGAGCAAGTCCCCCGCTTCCACCAGctctggtaagtgtgtgtgtgtgtgtgtgtttaacggtATCTGTAAAACTAGGATCAATGGTGAAACAAGGGTGACTGTTGCCTGAGTGCCTCAGATAGTTGTAGAGCTGGACAAACAAATCAATGATTATTGTATGCAATTGATGCTCTGCAACAGGGTTATCTGCAGAAGTGGAAAGAGTGCACGGGTACATTAGTTCAATACACTGCCCAAGTAGTCAGATACACTTTGCACAGAGTTGTTATTATGAGGCACAGCATCTAGACTACTCAGTTGCACTGCTTAATGTAGGGGACGGAGTTAGATGTAGGTGTAAGCTGTGATGAAGTGTGCAGTAGACAGTAGAAAAGTAATGCCAAGCAATGCCATTTAAAAGGTCTGCCTGCCAGGAATCCTGGCATCCTTGTCGGGTTTCCTTTATCATAATGGGCTGTTGTGTTTTATGGATGTTTACTTAATTGAACAAATTAAAACATCTACTTAacttcaatatatatataaactttttttttttaacgtttTAAGGACAATATGTTGAATTGCAGTGATAATGAGCCTATACGATAAAGTAGAGAGGACACAGTTTTGCTCATGTGTTTCACCTCATTACGCTGTAGCTAATGGGACTGCTGGCAGTCAGCTGTCCACTCCTCGATCAGGGAAGTCTCCCAGCCACTCCCCACCCAGCCCAATCAGTCTCAGGAGACGACGGGTGAGTAAACTGACACATCTAAATGGACTGTATTGTAGAGGGGATGTGACCAACATGCAGAATCTCTCTTTGTCTTACTTCTCCAGGGATCCCAGTACAgtggctcctccctctctctggcctccacCAAGGTGTGCAGCTCTATGGATGAGGCAGACGGCGCTGGCAGTGAAGGTGAGGAAGATGAACATCAGCTACCGGGCTCTGTATAAGTCCAGCATCTATAATGTGTTTTGTCCTGTCTTTGGATGTTCAGCTGAGCTGATGGAGGAGATCCCCCCAGTTCCTCCTTCCATAACAGAGAGGTACAAGGTGGGCAGGACCATAGGGGATGGCAACTTTGCTGTGGTCCgtgagtgtgtggagagggctACAGGAAGAGAGTTCGCTCTGAAGATCATCAACAAAGGCAAATGCAGAGGAAAGGTACAGTTCGGGCTGCTCCAACTTAAACCTAATTGGTGAATAAAATAGAGACCATGCTCCTTGACCGATATGGCGAAAGTACACAAATCCTTCACTCAACTAGAAGTATGTTTAAGTATGTTTaaaaagtactgactacactttttcaccacCAATCATGgtaccaaatacagattaaaactgaaaatgtaagaagtacaagatatttttgaaaaatcgtaaggagtgagagtaaaaaaaagaaataataaaaagtcagaaaaataaatagggAGGTTGGgaactgataccagaaaaatctactcaAGTACAGTAacgaagtatttgtactttgttacatCCCAACTCTGCTCCCTGATGACATGAATATTGTTATAGACTTTTAACATCTGATTTTGCAGATGCAGGGAGGTCTAAGACTGTTCAGTGTTTGACTGTTTTTCCTGTTGTTGACCTAGGAGCACATGATCCAGAATGAGGTGTCTATTCTCCGCCGTGTGAAACACCCCAATATTGTACTGCTGGTTGAGGAAATGGACACCTACAGTGAGCTCTATCTTATTATGGAGTTGGTTAAGGTACTGTCCAAAAACAGAACTTCAGTAAGATATAAAATATGTGACTTAAGCTGTGAAGTGTAATAGCTGCACTTTGATAGAATGCAGTGTTTTATGATGGGTAGGACACACTTCTGTTTGACTCcaaaatattaaatataaaagttCATAATAAATGTTTAATGTGTAACTTTGTTGTATACAATAACCTTTGGAGCTAGCCTTTCAATCATGAACATTAACTCAGTCCAGAGGTGTAATGTCTATCTGTGTCCACAGGGGGGCGACCTCTTTGATGCCATCACTTCCTCCAGTAAGTACACAGAGCGAGACGCCAGTGGAATGTTGTACAACCTGGCTAGTGCCATCAAATACTTGCACAACCTCAACATTGTCCACAGAGACATCAAGCCAGAGAACTTGCTGGTAAGTGTGACCTTTAATGGCATGGTCCTATCTACTGTCAAGGAAAATGGACAGATGCACAGTTGTTTGAATAGTGTAACTCATAGTTTTACTTACCGTCCTAGTCCTATTTGATCTCATGTCGTACTCTACTGTGTTTAATCCAGGTTTATGAGCACCAAGATGGAAGTAAGTCTCTGAAACTTGGAGACTTTGGCTTGGCCACCCTGGTGGAGGGGCCTCTTTTCAACATTTGTGGGACTCCTACATATGTAGCACCAGAGATAATTGCTGAAAAAGGGTAACTCAGAGACTCATGTAATAGTCTGAGAGAAATTCAGTTCTGGTTACACCCTGATAAAACGAGTTTGTTGTGATTCTAATCTGTTTTCATTTCCAACAAAAGATATGGGATGAAGATTGACATCTGGGCAGCTGGTGTCATCACCTATATATTGCTGTGTGGCTTTCCACCATTTTGTGGGTTTGTACACATCATTAATTGAACTGTTAGAATAGTTAGATTTGTAACTACTCATAGACTGATTCCAATTCAATTCACAGACTCCTGTCTCCTTGTGGCCAGATATAATAATGCATAACCATGCATCTTTCTTAAACTAAAATACATATGATACCTACATGTATAATGTTGAGAACCTAAACCATAATACCATAGATCATAGTGATATGAATATTATTCATAATTATATTCCTAGTAAATCTGCATTCTGTACATTTATCAGCAGCACTGAGGATCAAGAAGCTCTCTTTGAGGAGATTCTCTTGGGTCAGCTAGATTTCCCTGTACCACACTGGGACTATGTTTCTGACACTGCTAAGGTTTGTGAGCTTGTTTACTTACAAAGGACCTATGCTTGACCTACGTCCATACAACTTCCAGTTAAAcctgtctggttgtgtgttcaggagctgaTTCAAGCGATGCTGCTTGTGGATGCGGAGAGAAGATACACAGCAATGCAGGTGCTGGAACATCCCTGGGTCAATGTGAGTTATTTCAATATCACTCATTTCATGAACAACAATTCACACCACCTCATTAAGTGTATGCGATTACAGCAGCCCTAAGCAGAGGAGTGGGATGTACTGAGGAATATTCAGTACGTCTCTGGAATGTTCTTATACAAGCTCTGCTTGTGTTTCAGGATGATGGTTGGGCAGGGAACGAGCACCACCTGTCTGTAGCGGGGAAGATCAAGAAGCACTTCAACACTGGACCAAAAACTAGTAGCACCACGGCCGGAGTTTCTGTTATCACAGTAAGGTTCTGCATgtcacgtacgcacactcaaacacacactcagcactatCTGAATACTGGTTGTATAGCCTAAAACCCTTTGTCCCTTTGCTGGAAGTTGTTGAATGTTGTTTTGCTGTGTTGCCCTCTCAGACCACCGCCCTTGATAAGGAGAGGCAGGTTCTCCAACGACGACACCACCAGGAAGTGATTACCGTCCCTCACACTCCGCACAGCAGCTTCACCAGTGCCAGCCCCGCCCACAGAGCCAGCCCGTCCTGTGGTACCAAAATCTCCCCCATTGTCAGTCCTGCCCACAGAGCCAGTCCTGCCCACAGAGCCAGTCCCACCCTATCCCCCGCTGAGTTCACTTCTGAATCAGAGGATTACTCTCCCAGTTCAGCTGAAACCATTCGCTCACCAACCTCCCCCTTCTAGCCCGCCAACCTCTCCCTAGTCCATCAGCCTCCCCCTTTTATCTTCCCTTCTTCTGCCTTctattctccttccctcccccttctaTCTTCCCTTctattctccttccctcccccttctatcctcccttcttctgccttctattctccttccctccctcctctagctTCCCACCCACCCTTTCCTAGcccttcatcatcctccttCCAGCCCACCACAATGTTGAAGCTAGAAGAgaaacaatgtgttttcaagcACAACAATGAAGGTATTACAGCACATTCCTATGGTCCAAGTATTCTTTCAGGACCCCTACATTACTTATTTACTCACAGTTATCCTTAGTCTTCAGACTTTGTTATGGGTTCTGTGACAAGCTCTTTTGAAGTGACAACCCAGCCATTCCAAAGCCTTATTTCTGTACAGGGTTTTAGCTCACTGACACCCTCTGTGGTGTATACATGGTAGAGCCACAGGAGTTGTTAaagaattaaaaaaaatgattgaaaaccATATATCTTGGAGTAGTGCAATTCAAGCAGCATGTGCAGATCAAAAATCTTCCAGGTTACTTGGTGGTACCTCAGAATTTCTGCAAAAGCAAATGAGCAATTTTTGTATTTTCATGTGAATGTAAGCATTTAGTCCTACCAACATTTTAACTAACTCACAGCACAATTAACAACACCAGGGTAATTCAAATCAATTAGTATGGGTTGAATGTGCTTTTGTCCTTTACTGGTACTTGTGTATACACCCTACACAGTTAACAGAGGCATCCTTATGCTACCCAGACACGCTGCTGTACTATGTCAGTATTTGACTGCTGTACCAATGCTATAATACATGTTTGCTAAATCTGTCCTGAATGGAGGAAACTGTACTCCTTGTTTTGAACAGTTGGTAGTGGTTCAGTTGAATGTCTTTAGTAGTGGTGCAGCTACACATAGCTGCCCGGGCACACATGGGTTAAGTGCAATTAGGTGTGACGTCCAGAAAGCACACTGGCAAACTGCCATGCCACTGGAAGCAGAACATACAGTAGACACAGAAGATAACTGTTAATCATCAAGAAACTCCACATTAAGAATGTATACAGTATTAATGGTCACTGGATTGCAGTTTAAATATATGTATTATATCTGATGGAATAGGCCTCTGATCTGAAGTAAAAGCATGTGGGTGCTTTTGTGTTCTGAATTGGCCATTATTGTTGGTAGCAGTAATACACTGATGAATGTTGGTTTATTTATTAGCAGCTAGGTTGGGATTGATTGTACTAAACTTGATTGATTTATATTTATTGCTGAACATGGAAAATGTTTGAGTGTTTTTTGCCTGGCCAACCCTATGTTGTTATAGGGGCACAATTGAGCAGTTCCAGCGTGCTTCCAGTACGTCAACTCTCTAGTTATTTGAGATGATTGACAAACGTTCCTGACCTGTATAGTCCAGTCATGTCTTCTAAAAAGCTGCTTTATTGGTCATCCATCTACTAATCAAAAATGAATTTTGTCCAATCTATCCGAAGGTT
This region includes:
- the dclk1b gene encoding serine/threonine-protein kinase DCLK1b isoform X3 yields the protein MVELVEANGTAGSQLSTPRSGKSPSHSPPSPISLRRRRGSQYSGSSLSLASTKVCSSMDEADGAGTELMEEIPPVPPSITERYKVGRTIGDGNFAVVRECVERATGREFALKIINKGKCRGKEHMIQNEVSILRRVKHPNIVLLVEEMDTYSELYLIMELVKGGDLFDAITSSSKYTERDASGMLYNLASAIKYLHNLNIVHRDIKPENLLVYEHQDGSKSLKLGDFGLATLVEGPLFNICGTPTYVAPEIIAEKGYGMKIDIWAAGVITYILLCGFPPFCGSTEDQEALFEEILLGQLDFPVPHWDYVSDTAKELIQAMLLVDAERRYTAMQVLEHPWVNDDGWAGNEHHLSVAGKIKKHFNTGPKTSSTTAGVSVITTTALDKERQVLQRRHHQEVRASPAHRASPTLSPAEFTSESEDYSPSSAETIRSPTSPF
- the dclk1b gene encoding serine/threonine-protein kinase DCLK1b isoform X2, whose amino-acid sequence is MMRYEPNGTAGSQLSTPRSGKSPSHSPPSPISLRRRRGSQYSGSSLSLASTKVCSSMDEADGAGSEAELMEEIPPVPPSITERYKVGRTIGDGNFAVVRECVERATGREFALKIINKGKCRGKEHMIQNEVSILRRVKHPNIVLLVEEMDTYSELYLIMELVKGGDLFDAITSSSKYTERDASGMLYNLASAIKYLHNLNIVHRDIKPENLLVYEHQDGSKSLKLGDFGLATLVEGPLFNICGTPTYVAPEIIAEKGYGMKIDIWAAGVITYILLCGFPPFCGSTEDQEALFEEILLGQLDFPVPHWDYVSDTAKELIQAMLLVDAERRYTAMQVLEHPWVNDDGWAGNEHHLSVAGKIKKHFNTGPKTSSTTAGVSVITTTALDKERQVLQRRHHQEVITVPHTPHSSFTSASPAHRASPPAHRASPTLSPAEFTSESEDYSPSSAETIRSPTSPF
- the dclk1b gene encoding serine/threonine-protein kinase DCLK1b isoform X1, with product MELEHFDERDKALRYNRGGSRANGLPSPTHSAHCSLYRTRTLQTLSLEKKAKKVRFYRNGDRYFKGVVYAISQDRFRSIDALLVDLTRSLSDNVNLPQGVRTIYSIDGTKKITSMVELVEGESYVCGSIEPYKMLDYTKNVNPNWSVGAKTAVGVCAPTFLGSAKAGSLEARESKDFIRPKLVTIVRSGVKPRKAVRILLNKKTAHSFDQVLTDITEAIKLDSGVVKRLYTVDGKLVTCLQDFFGEDDIFIACGPEKFRYQDDFLLDESDCRVVKSTSYGRLSSLHGRRSPRGGERRRSKSPASTSSANGTAGSQLSTPRSGKSPSHSPPSPISLRRRRGSQYSGSSLSLASTKVCSSMDEADGAGSEAELMEEIPPVPPSITERYKVGRTIGDGNFAVVRECVERATGREFALKIINKGKCRGKEHMIQNEVSILRRVKHPNIVLLVEEMDTYSELYLIMELVKGGDLFDAITSSSKYTERDASGMLYNLASAIKYLHNLNIVHRDIKPENLLVYEHQDGSKSLKLGDFGLATLVEGPLFNICGTPTYVAPEIIAEKGYGMKIDIWAAGVITYILLCGFPPFCGSTEDQEALFEEILLGQLDFPVPHWDYVSDTAKELIQAMLLVDAERRYTAMQVLEHPWVNDDGWAGNEHHLSVAGKIKKHFNTGPKTSSTTAGVSVITTTALDKERQVLQRRHHQEVITVPHTPHSSFTSASPAHRASPSCGTKISPIVSPAHRASPAHRASPTLSPAEFTSESEDYSPSSAETIRSPTSPF